The Aquisalimonas asiatica genome contains a region encoding:
- the rplC gene encoding 50S ribosomal protein L3 produces the protein MAIGIVGRKRGMTRIFTEDGASVPVTVIEATPNRITQLKNADVDGYLAVQVTAGSRRPSRVTKPLAGHFAKAGVDAGRGLWEFRLAEGEETSLEVGGEIKVDTFEAGQHVDVRGVSKGKGFAGGVKRHNFATQDATHGNSKAHRAPGSIGQNQSPGRVFKGKKMAGQMGNKAVTEANLEIVRVDAERNLLLVKGAVPGATGSDVIVQPTVKAVEGRSS, from the coding sequence ATGGCTATCGGAATCGTCGGTCGTAAACGCGGCATGACGCGGATCTTTACCGAGGACGGCGCGTCCGTCCCGGTGACCGTGATCGAGGCCACCCCGAATCGCATCACGCAGCTGAAGAACGCTGACGTGGATGGATATCTGGCGGTGCAGGTCACGGCAGGTTCGCGTCGGCCGTCCCGGGTGACCAAACCCCTTGCCGGGCACTTTGCCAAGGCGGGTGTGGATGCCGGTCGCGGCCTGTGGGAATTCAGGCTCGCGGAAGGCGAGGAAACGTCGCTGGAAGTTGGCGGTGAGATCAAGGTCGATACCTTTGAGGCCGGGCAGCACGTCGACGTGCGCGGGGTCAGCAAGGGCAAGGGCTTTGCCGGTGGCGTTAAGCGCCACAACTTCGCCACACAGGACGCCACCCACGGTAACTCGAAGGCCCACCGGGCGCCGGGTTCCATCGGTCAGAACCAGTCCCCGGGGCGTGTGTTCAAGGGCAAGAAGATGGCCGGGCAGATGGGGAACAAGGCGGTCACCGAGGCGAACCTGGAGATTGTCCGGGTGGACGCCGAGCGCAACCTGCTGCTGGTCAAGGGTGCGGTTCCGGGTGCAACCGGTTCCGATGTCATCGTCCAGCCGACCGTCAAGGCGGTTGAAGGGAGGAGCAGCTGA
- the rplW gene encoding 50S ribosomal protein L23, giving the protein MNQERMYEILLAPHVSEKSTVVAEDADQVVFRVKRDANKREIKEAVEQLFDVKVTDVRTALMKGKVKGFGRIKGRRPNWKKAYVALEAGQDIDFLGGE; this is encoded by the coding sequence ATGAACCAGGAACGCATGTACGAGATCCTGCTGGCGCCGCACGTTTCGGAGAAGAGCACCGTGGTGGCGGAAGACGCCGACCAGGTGGTTTTCCGGGTCAAGCGCGATGCCAACAAGCGGGAGATCAAGGAAGCCGTCGAACAGCTGTTCGACGTCAAGGTGACGGATGTGCGCACCGCGCTGATGAAGGGCAAGGTCAAGGGCTTTGGTCGCATCAAGGGGCGCCGTCCGAACTGGAAAAAGGCCTACGTGGCCCTCGAGGCTGGCCAGGATATCGATTTCCTGGGCGGTGAATAA
- the rplD gene encoding 50S ribosomal protein L4 — MELQTHGGGKVTVSDAAFGREFNEGLVHQVVTAYLAGGRAGTKAQKSRAEVSGGGSKPWRQKGTGRARAGTIRSPIWRSGGKTFAARPRDFSQKVNRKAYRAAISSIFSELARQDRLVVVDGFDVEEPKTKTLLAKLKEMGTTNALIVTEADSDNLYLSSRNLPGVDVTDTAGLDPVSLVAFEKVVITVDALKRVEEWLV; from the coding sequence ATGGAACTCCAGACCCATGGCGGCGGCAAGGTAACGGTATCCGACGCAGCCTTCGGCCGCGAATTCAACGAAGGCCTGGTACACCAGGTCGTCACCGCCTACCTGGCCGGTGGCCGCGCCGGGACCAAGGCGCAGAAGAGCCGCGCGGAAGTCAGCGGCGGCGGCTCCAAGCCCTGGCGTCAGAAAGGCACGGGCCGTGCCCGGGCCGGCACGATCCGCAGCCCGATCTGGCGCAGTGGTGGCAAGACGTTTGCAGCGCGGCCGCGGGATTTCTCGCAGAAGGTCAATCGCAAGGCCTATCGCGCCGCGATTAGCAGCATCTTCTCCGAGCTGGCGCGCCAGGATCGCCTGGTGGTCGTGGATGGCTTCGACGTGGAAGAGCCGAAGACCAAGACGCTGCTGGCGAAGCTGAAGGAAATGGGCACGACCAACGCCCTGATCGTCACCGAAGCGGACTCCGACAACCTGTATCTGTCCTCGCGGAACCTGCCCGGGGTGGATGTGACGGACACCGCTGGCCTGGACCCGGTGAGCCTGGTTGCGTTCGAGAAGGTCGTGATCACGGTTGACGCGCTCAAGCGCGTTGAGGAGTGGCTGGTATGA
- a CDS encoding EF-Tu/IF-2/RF-3 family GTPase, producing IRPTVKTVCTGVEMFRKLLDQGEAGDNIGALLRGTKRDDVERGQVLCKPGSITPHTKFECEVYILSKDEGGRHTPFFNGYRPQFYFRTTDVTGSCELPSGTEMVMPGDNVQMTVSLIAPIAMEDGLRFAIREGGRTVGAGVVSKIVE from the coding sequence TATTCGTCCGACGGTGAAGACGGTGTGCACGGGTGTTGAGATGTTCCGCAAGCTGCTGGACCAGGGCGAGGCGGGCGACAACATTGGTGCGCTGCTGCGTGGTACGAAGCGTGATGACGTGGAGCGTGGTCAGGTGCTGTGCAAGCCGGGTTCGATCACGCCGCACACGAAGTTCGAGTGCGAGGTGTACATTCTGTCGAAGGACGAGGGTGGTCGTCACACGCCGTTCTTCAATGGGTATCGCCCGCAGTTTTACTTCCGTACGACGGACGTGACGGGTTCCTGTGAGCTGCCGTCGGGTACGGAGATGGTGATGCCGGGTGACAACGTGCAGATGACGGTGTCGCTGATTGCGCCGATCGCGATGGAAGACGGTCTGCGCTTCGCCATCCGCGAAGGCGGCCGCACCGTCGGTGCCGGCGTCGTATCGAAGATTGTTGAGTAA
- the rpsJ gene encoding 30S ribosomal protein S10, which yields MTTNQKIRIRLKAFDHRLIDVSAGEIVETAKRTGAQVRGPIPLPTKKERYTLLISPHVNKDARDQYEIRTHKRLMDIIDPTDKTVDALMKLDLAAGVDVQIKLY from the coding sequence ATGACTACCAATCAGAAGATTCGTATTCGACTCAAGGCGTTCGACCACCGGCTGATCGATGTGTCGGCCGGTGAGATCGTCGAGACCGCGAAGCGGACCGGCGCCCAGGTGCGTGGTCCCATTCCGCTGCCGACGAAGAAGGAACGCTACACGCTGCTGATCTCGCCGCATGTGAACAAGGATGCGCGGGATCAGTACGAAATCCGGACGCACAAGCGTCTGATGGACATCATCGACCCGACGGACAAGACGGTGGACGCGCTCATGAAGCTCGACCTGGCCGCCGGTGTCGACGTACAGATCAAGCTTTACTGA